One segment of Nostoc piscinale CENA21 DNA contains the following:
- a CDS encoding VOC family protein, which yields MTISLNHTIVPAHDKQASAQFFADIFGLKVEPAGHFAAVRVNDTLTLDFDDRNSFESHHYAFHVSDEEFDTIFARVKQAGLEYTSDPMHQHKGEINHRQGGRGFYFYDPNGHNLELLTRD from the coding sequence ATGACTATCTCTTTGAATCACACTATAGTTCCTGCTCATGACAAACAAGCATCTGCCCAGTTCTTTGCTGATATTTTTGGTTTAAAAGTTGAACCTGCTGGTCATTTTGCTGCGGTGCGAGTGAATGACACATTAACACTCGATTTTGATGACAGAAACTCTTTTGAATCTCATCATTATGCTTTTCATGTTAGTGATGAGGAATTTGACACCATCTTTGCTAGAGTCAAACAAGCTGGTTTGGAGTATACTAGTGACCCTATGCACCAACACAAAGGCGAAATTAATCATCGCCAAGGTGGGCGCGGTTTTTATTTCTATGACCCAAATGGACATAACCTAGAACTATTGACTCGTGATTGA
- a CDS encoding zinc-dependent metalloprotease, whose translation MNKVTFYVILLHGFLLGIATANAESPRSYKDTKAVRVNQIAEVTPNKNSTNPAWKKLPSPQVWVINQDKKVESQPFTWVVNNLKQADKQPFLEVAKPSNQQEKKPTSQAKPATKDDLQAFDEVVKDTEKKEGLFTIYRSTKKNKIYLEIKPEQLNNNFLATATLESGIGERGIYSGIPLQDFLFYWQRVDDKLHFVVRNVNFRTREGDPQARSLARSFSDSILYMLPIKSIHPQRKTILVDLSDLLLSDLAGLSASLGVTATTDQSYFGNAKAFPYNIEIESVLNFSSSASSIRDNQRLNFASLADDRGFTLRVHYSLSQLPNNNYRPRLADERVGYFITAYQDLTKDSGDPFVRYINRWNLEKADPTAAISRPKKPIVFWIDNAVPLEYRDAIQEGILMWNQAFLKAGFKDAIEAKQMPDNATWDPADIRYNTIRWINTVDGYFAMGPSRVNPLTGEILDADILVDASFVRALKSEYRKIVQPNQNQNRTSLSAWMQNRFLCGGENSQPKENGLLRNLSKLAGEYDLCYGMEAANQFAFGSLAMTLLKDGTPSQDQQKEYINQYLRLIIAHEVGHTLGLRHNFRGSTLLPPQEMNNKDVTHRKGLTASVMDYIPPNIAPQGTKQGDYFPSAVGAYDEWAIQYGYISTKASTPIAEKPLLQEIANQSSKPELSYSTDEDVYDLDPTADAWDNSNNVLVYAQWQLDNSRLMWERLNRGYPTAGESYSDVSERFSTVLGNYFQQIYYVSKYIGGQSFYRIKGADVDSSKLSGQNRLPFQPVPVEEQRQALKTLQKYVFAEDALKFSPDLLNKLAPSRWRHWGSYPRVGRLDYPIHELVLFLQSAVLRDLLSSDRLYRLKDLELKAQSGQALTLPELFDTLQSGIWTEILKPQKSALQISSMRRGLQREYLDILIGMVLRKDNVPEDARTLAWYKLKQLDEKLAQVSSQDEYSKAHILETRDRIEKALNAPLQGN comes from the coding sequence ATGAATAAAGTAACTTTTTATGTAATTTTGTTGCACGGATTCTTATTAGGGATAGCAACTGCCAATGCTGAGTCGCCACGTAGTTACAAAGACACAAAAGCTGTACGTGTTAACCAGATTGCAGAAGTTACGCCTAACAAAAATAGCACAAACCCTGCCTGGAAAAAACTACCATCACCGCAAGTTTGGGTGATTAATCAAGATAAAAAAGTCGAAAGTCAGCCTTTTACTTGGGTAGTTAACAACCTCAAACAAGCAGACAAACAGCCATTTTTAGAAGTTGCTAAACCCAGCAATCAACAAGAAAAAAAGCCGACTTCACAGGCAAAACCAGCAACTAAGGATGATTTACAAGCCTTTGATGAAGTAGTTAAAGATACAGAAAAAAAAGAGGGATTATTCACCATCTATCGCAGTACCAAAAAGAATAAAATTTATCTGGAAATTAAACCAGAACAATTAAATAATAATTTCTTAGCTACAGCCACCCTGGAATCGGGAATTGGCGAACGTGGTATTTACAGTGGTATACCTTTGCAAGATTTTTTGTTTTATTGGCAGAGGGTGGATGACAAATTACACTTTGTGGTGCGTAATGTTAATTTTCGCACGCGGGAAGGAGATCCCCAAGCGCGATCGCTTGCCCGGTCATTTAGCGATTCGATTCTCTACATGCTACCCATCAAAAGCATTCATCCCCAACGCAAAACTATCCTTGTTGACTTGAGTGATTTGCTACTTTCTGACTTAGCAGGATTATCAGCGAGTTTGGGTGTGACTGCCACCACAGACCAATCATACTTCGGTAATGCCAAAGCTTTTCCCTACAACATCGAAATTGAGTCAGTATTAAATTTTTCTAGTAGTGCAAGTAGCATTCGAGATAATCAACGGCTGAATTTCGCCTCTCTGGCTGATGACCGTGGCTTTACCTTGCGTGTCCATTACAGTCTCTCACAATTACCTAATAATAATTACCGCCCACGTTTAGCAGATGAACGAGTTGGTTATTTCATCACCGCTTACCAAGATTTAACCAAAGATAGTGGCGATCCTTTTGTGCGTTATATTAATCGCTGGAATTTAGAAAAAGCCGACCCCACAGCCGCGATTTCCCGCCCCAAAAAACCGATTGTTTTCTGGATTGATAATGCAGTTCCTTTAGAATACCGTGATGCCATTCAAGAAGGCATCTTAATGTGGAATCAAGCCTTCCTCAAAGCCGGATTTAAAGATGCCATTGAAGCCAAACAAATGCCAGATAACGCCACTTGGGACCCGGCAGATATTCGCTACAACACAATTCGCTGGATAAACACCGTCGATGGTTATTTTGCAATGGGGCCATCCCGTGTTAACCCCCTCACCGGAGAAATTTTAGATGCAGATATTTTAGTTGATGCGAGTTTTGTGCGGGCATTAAAAAGTGAATATCGCAAAATTGTCCAACCGAACCAAAACCAAAATCGCACATCTTTATCAGCTTGGATGCAAAATCGCTTTCTTTGTGGTGGCGAAAATTCCCAGCCTAAAGAAAATGGCTTACTCCGCAATTTATCAAAACTCGCTGGGGAATATGATTTGTGTTATGGCATGGAAGCCGCTAATCAATTTGCCTTTGGTTCTTTGGCAATGACACTGTTAAAAGATGGTACACCCAGCCAAGACCAACAAAAAGAATATATCAATCAATATTTACGGTTAATTATTGCCCACGAAGTTGGTCATACACTGGGTTTGCGCCATAACTTTCGCGGTAGTACCCTGCTACCACCCCAGGAGATGAACAATAAAGATGTCACCCACCGTAAAGGTTTGACAGCTTCGGTGATGGATTATATTCCCCCGAATATTGCACCCCAAGGCACAAAGCAGGGCGATTATTTTCCGAGTGCAGTGGGGGCTTATGATGAATGGGCAATTCAATATGGTTATATTTCCACTAAGGCCAGTACTCCTATTGCCGAAAAACCATTGTTGCAAGAAATTGCCAACCAATCCTCTAAACCAGAGTTGAGTTATTCCACAGACGAAGATGTTTATGACCTCGACCCCACCGCCGATGCTTGGGACAACAGTAATAACGTACTGGTTTATGCCCAATGGCAGTTAGATAATTCGCGGCTGATGTGGGAACGTCTCAACCGGGGTTATCCGACGGCTGGGGAAAGCTACAGCGATGTCAGTGAACGCTTTAGTACAGTGTTGGGTAATTATTTTCAGCAAATTTATTATGTTAGTAAATACATTGGGGGACAGTCTTTTTACCGCATCAAAGGTGCTGATGTGGACTCTAGTAAACTGAGTGGACAAAATCGTTTACCATTTCAACCAGTCCCCGTAGAAGAACAAAGGCAAGCTTTAAAAACCCTGCAAAAGTATGTGTTTGCCGAAGATGCCTTAAAATTTTCTCCAGACTTATTGAATAAATTAGCACCTTCACGTTGGCGGCATTGGGGCAGCTATCCCCGCGTAGGACGTTTAGATTATCCGATTCATGAGTTGGTTTTATTCTTGCAGAGTGCGGTTTTACGCGATTTACTTTCAAGCGATCGCCTCTACCGCCTCAAAGATTTGGAACTCAAAGCTCAATCAGGACAAGCACTGACATTACCTGAATTATTTGACACTTTGCAATCAGGGATTTGGACAGAAATCCTCAAACCCCAAAAATCTGCTTTGCAAATCTCCAGTATGCGACGAGGTTTGCAACGAGAATACCTCGATATCTTAATTGGGATGGTGTTGCGGAAAGATAATGTCCCAGAAGATGCGCGGACTTTAGCTTGGTACAAACTCAAGCAATTAGATGAAAAACTCGCGCAGGTAAGCTCTCAAGATGAATATAGCAAAGCCCATATTCTTGAAACACGCGATCGCATTGAAAAAGCCTTGAATGCACCATTGCAAGGAAATTAA
- the gntT gene encoding guanitoxin biosynthesis MATE family efflux transporter GntT produces the protein MTIAVSPKYNFLPRFYKLASISMLSNMMVPLAGLVDIAFLGHLADIRHLAGVILATIIFDYLYRVLKFLRSSVNALTAQAVGLDDHKAVLLAGIRSGLIALGIGLLILLLQYPLQKIGFTILSGSPEIEIAGADYFQARIWGSPAVLLNFVLIGWFMGQEKNSVVLAMSVIGNGSNVVLDYLMISLWGWESMGAGLATAISQYLALLTGIIYASFTIPWQTLPAAFQEVFDWVALKDTVALKSNILIRFVVLISTYAIFTNLSAAMGTEILAENGLLLQIALLSQFTVQGVGMTTQTLTGNFYSKGAKEQMSALLTVSVLTSLVIALGFAVVSVLFPDTVFGLLTNHAEVNKHISTYTIWLLPLLGLTAIAFMLEGYFIGLKEGATLRNAVLIAFSCGFVPVAIAAWYIHNNSLLWMSLVAYMAINLTVLAVQIPRTLGSSTLDNQQPLPSS, from the coding sequence ATGACAATTGCGGTCTCACCCAAGTACAACTTCCTGCCTCGCTTTTACAAACTGGCCAGCATTAGTATGCTATCTAACATGATGGTTCCCTTAGCCGGTTTGGTAGATATTGCCTTTTTGGGACACTTGGCAGACATCCGTCACTTGGCAGGAGTGATTTTAGCAACAATTATTTTTGACTACCTTTATCGGGTGTTGAAATTCCTGCGTTCTAGTGTGAATGCGCTGACTGCACAAGCTGTTGGACTTGATGACCACAAAGCCGTACTCTTGGCGGGGATACGCAGTGGCTTGATTGCTTTGGGAATTGGCTTATTAATTTTGTTGTTACAATACCCCTTACAAAAAATTGGCTTTACAATTCTGAGCGGTTCCCCAGAAATTGAAATTGCTGGGGCTGATTATTTTCAAGCCAGAATTTGGGGATCGCCAGCCGTATTGCTGAATTTTGTCTTAATTGGCTGGTTTATGGGGCAAGAAAAGAATAGCGTCGTCCTCGCTATGTCGGTGATTGGTAATGGCTCGAATGTGGTGCTGGACTATTTGATGATTTCGCTTTGGGGTTGGGAAAGTATGGGGGCTGGACTAGCCACAGCCATCAGTCAATATCTGGCATTATTAACAGGCATTATCTATGCCAGCTTTACTATTCCCTGGCAAACATTACCCGCAGCTTTCCAAGAAGTTTTTGATTGGGTGGCTCTCAAAGATACGGTGGCGCTGAAAAGTAATATTCTCATCCGCTTTGTTGTGCTGATTTCCACCTATGCCATCTTCACTAACTTGAGTGCAGCAATGGGAACGGAAATCTTAGCCGAGAACGGTTTGCTCTTACAAATTGCTTTATTAAGTCAGTTCACAGTCCAAGGTGTGGGAATGACAACTCAAACCCTGACTGGTAACTTTTACAGCAAAGGTGCAAAAGAACAAATGAGTGCATTACTGACTGTCTCTGTATTGACCAGTTTAGTGATTGCTTTGGGTTTTGCTGTTGTTTCAGTGCTGTTTCCAGATACAGTTTTTGGGCTATTAACTAATCACGCCGAAGTCAACAAACATATCAGTACTTATACAATTTGGTTGCTACCATTGTTGGGATTAACCGCCATTGCCTTTATGTTAGAAGGTTATTTTATTGGTTTAAAAGAAGGCGCTACCTTACGCAATGCAGTCTTAATTGCTTTTAGTTGTGGCTTTGTACCTGTAGCGATCGCCGCTTGGTATATTCACAATAACTCCTTACTGTGGATGTCGCTGGTAGCTTATATGGCAATTAATCTGACAGTTTTGGCTGTCCAAATACCCCGGACACTTGGTAGCTCAACTCTCGACAATCAACAACCCCTACCATCTAGTTAG